From Prochlorococcus marinus XMU1419, a single genomic window includes:
- a CDS encoding TIGR03643 family protein yields MESMDIDRIIEMCWEDRTPFEAIEYQFGLKEEDAIKIMRQNLKPKSFKVWRKRVSGRNTKHMALKDSTRFKSTHKRKL; encoded by the coding sequence ATGGAAAGTATGGACATAGACAGAATAATAGAAATGTGTTGGGAAGATAGAACACCCTTTGAAGCTATCGAGTATCAATTTGGTTTAAAAGAGGAAGATGCGATAAAAATTATGCGTCAAAATCTTAAACCCAAATCTTTCAAAGTCTGGAGAAAGAGAGTTTCGGGAAGAAATACAAAACATATGGCCCTTAAAGATTCAACTAGATTTAAATCTACTCATAAAAGAAAATTATAA
- the trmH gene encoding tRNA (guanosine(18)-2'-O)-methyltransferase TrmH encodes MSILPRRFERIKNVLDCRMKNLTVLVEDVNKPHNLSAILRTCDAAGVFEANFISKTNAVKTFNSTAQGSQKWVKLNNHENTITAISDLKNKGFKLYGTTLNNESVDYRNFDYSQNTCFVLGAEKWGLSNELISMVDQSIFIPMRGMVQSLNVSVAASILLFEAVRQRKNKGILPANGEGLNMDEYQKTLFEWCYPELAAVYKKSAKEYPKLNDQGELDPVTDN; translated from the coding sequence ATGTCAATTTTGCCGAGAAGATTTGAACGAATCAAAAATGTTTTAGATTGCAGAATGAAAAACTTGACTGTTTTAGTTGAGGATGTCAATAAACCACATAATTTATCTGCGATATTAAGGACATGTGATGCGGCAGGAGTTTTCGAAGCAAATTTTATAAGCAAAACGAATGCCGTTAAGACTTTTAATAGTACCGCTCAAGGAAGTCAAAAATGGGTAAAACTGAATAATCATGAAAACACTATCACTGCAATATCTGATTTAAAGAATAAGGGCTTTAAATTATATGGAACGACTCTTAATAATGAATCAGTAGATTATAGAAATTTTGATTATTCTCAAAATACATGTTTTGTTTTAGGAGCAGAAAAATGGGGACTAAGTAATGAACTTATATCAATGGTTGATCAATCAATTTTTATACCTATGAGAGGTATGGTTCAATCTCTGAATGTTTCAGTTGCTGCTTCTATATTATTATTTGAAGCTGTTCGCCAAAGAAAAAATAAAGGTATATTGCCCGCTAATGGAGAAGGGTTAAATATGGATGAATATCAAAAAACACTTTTTGAATGGTGTTACCCAGAATTAGCTGCGGTGTATAAAAAATCAGCTAAAGAATATCCAAAGTTGAATGATCAAGGAGAACTTGATCCTGTTACAGATAACTAA
- the lepA gene encoding translation elongation factor 4, with protein sequence MTDISVSKIRNFCIIAHIDHGKSTLADRLLQDTGTVQQRDMQEQFLDSMDLERERGITIKLQAARMKYKADDSQEYVLNLIDTPGHVDFSYEVSRSLQACEGALLVVDASQGVEAQTLANVYLALENNLEIIPVLNKVDLPGADAEKIKQEIEEIIGLDTSNAINCSAKTGVGIKDILEAIVRRVPPPQDEIKLPTKALIFDSYYDPYRGVIVYFRVISGSLNKREKILLMASKKNYELDEIGIMAPDQQQVDELHAGEVGYLAASIKSVADARVGDTITLLNSPANDPLPGYKTANPMVFCGLFPTDADQFPDLRVSLEKLQLSDAALKYEPETSSAMGFGFRCGFLGLLHMEIVQERLEREYDLDLIVTAPSVIYKVNLNQQEHIFIDNPSTIPDPQLRESIEEPYVKMEIYAPNEFNGTLMGLCQERRGVFIDMKYITTDRVTLIYEIPLAEVVTDFFDQMKSRTQGYASMEYHLIGYRKNDLVRLDVLINSERADPLTSIVHKDKAYGIGRSLVEKLKELIPKQQFKIPIQASIGSRIIASESISALRKDVLSKCYGGDISRKKKLLKKQAKGKKRMKAMGKVEVPQEAFMAVLKLNQ encoded by the coding sequence ATGACTGATATATCTGTTTCAAAAATTAGAAATTTCTGCATAATCGCTCATATTGACCATGGTAAATCTACCCTTGCAGATAGGTTACTTCAAGATACTGGTACTGTGCAGCAAAGGGATATGCAAGAACAATTTTTAGACAGTATGGATCTTGAAAGAGAGAGAGGAATTACTATCAAGTTACAGGCCGCTAGGATGAAATATAAAGCTGACGATTCCCAAGAATATGTTTTGAACTTAATAGATACTCCAGGGCATGTTGATTTCTCTTATGAGGTTAGTAGATCTCTTCAAGCTTGTGAAGGCGCCTTACTTGTTGTTGATGCAAGTCAAGGAGTAGAAGCTCAAACCTTAGCTAATGTTTATCTTGCCTTAGAAAATAATCTTGAAATAATTCCTGTTTTAAATAAAGTTGATTTACCAGGGGCTGATGCTGAAAAAATAAAACAAGAAATAGAGGAAATTATTGGACTTGATACATCTAATGCAATAAATTGTTCAGCAAAAACTGGAGTTGGTATTAAAGATATTTTGGAAGCAATCGTAAGAAGAGTTCCTCCTCCTCAAGATGAAATTAAACTACCTACAAAGGCACTGATCTTTGATTCTTACTATGATCCTTACAGGGGAGTTATTGTTTATTTCAGAGTGATATCTGGGTCTCTAAATAAGAGAGAAAAAATATTATTAATGGCAAGTAAGAAAAATTATGAACTAGATGAGATAGGAATAATGGCGCCTGATCAGCAGCAAGTTGATGAATTACATGCAGGAGAAGTTGGTTATTTAGCTGCTTCTATAAAATCAGTTGCTGATGCGAGAGTGGGAGATACGATTACTCTTTTAAATTCACCTGCCAATGATCCTTTGCCTGGATATAAGACAGCAAATCCTATGGTTTTTTGTGGCTTATTCCCGACTGATGCTGATCAATTTCCAGATTTAAGAGTATCACTAGAAAAATTACAATTATCTGATGCGGCTTTAAAGTATGAGCCCGAAACCAGTAGCGCAATGGGATTCGGATTTAGGTGCGGATTCCTAGGACTTCTTCATATGGAGATTGTTCAAGAAAGATTAGAAAGAGAATATGACTTGGATCTAATCGTAACGGCACCATCAGTTATTTATAAAGTTAATTTAAATCAGCAGGAACATATCTTTATTGATAATCCTTCTACAATTCCTGATCCTCAACTTAGAGAATCAATAGAAGAGCCTTATGTGAAAATGGAAATTTATGCTCCCAATGAATTTAATGGAACATTAATGGGTTTATGTCAGGAAAGAAGGGGAGTATTTATAGATATGAAATACATAACAACAGATCGAGTTACCTTGATTTATGAAATTCCATTAGCAGAAGTTGTTACAGATTTCTTTGATCAAATGAAAAGTAGAACCCAAGGGTATGCATCAATGGAATATCATTTGATTGGCTATAGAAAAAATGACCTTGTTAGATTAGATGTTCTAATAAATTCAGAAAGAGCAGATCCATTAACTTCAATTGTTCATAAAGATAAGGCTTATGGAATTGGCAGAAGTTTAGTTGAAAAATTAAAAGAACTTATTCCAAAACAACAATTTAAAATACCTATTCAAGCATCAATCGGTAGCAGGATTATTGCAAGTGAAAGCATAAGTGCTTTGCGAAAAGATGTTTTATCTAAATGTTATGGCGGGGATATTTCTAGGAAAAAGAAACTTTTAAAGAAACAAGCCAAAGGTAAAAAGAGGATGAAGGCAATGGGTAAAGTTGAAGTCCCACAAGAAGCTTTTATGGCAGTCTTGAAATTAAACCAGTAA
- a CDS encoding thiol-disulfide oxidoreductase DCC family protein, with amino-acid sequence MKNKLTFLFDGGCPLCLRETNFLKKRDTLNQIAFIDINSKDYDQSLFNDISYSEAMSNLHGIIENGEIIRGLDVLAYSYELVGLGWVYYPLKIKLLSPLLRLVYRYWAKYRLQITGRSDIEKLCTSQCEQ; translated from the coding sequence ATGAAAAATAAATTAACCTTTTTATTCGATGGAGGTTGTCCACTTTGTTTGAGAGAAACAAATTTTCTTAAAAAAAGAGATACCTTAAATCAAATTGCATTTATAGATATTAATAGTAAGGATTATGATCAAAGTCTTTTTAATGACATCTCATATTCAGAAGCTATGTCAAACCTGCATGGGATTATTGAAAATGGTGAAATTATTAGGGGACTAGATGTACTTGCATATTCTTATGAATTAGTTGGTTTAGGTTGGGTTTATTATCCCTTGAAGATTAAGCTCTTATCTCCATTATTGAGATTGGTTTACAGATATTGGGCAAAATATAGACTTCAAATTACAGGTAGATCCGATATTGAAAAACTTTGTACCTCACAATGTGAACAATAA
- a CDS encoding 16S rRNA (cytosine(967)-C(5))-methyltransferase: MSKGYLQRKAAWEILLKVSCGDFSDHALEKVLKNYQFNPLDIAFITELSFGCIRYRKFLDLWTDHTSKITHKKQPPKLRWLLHIGLYQLLKMDKIPFPAAISTTVEVAKKTDLNGLAGTVNAILRNASRKLEQKIFPELSFDRKERISYLESFPLWLVKDLYKWVGNSEGENIIKAFNKKPSIDLRINQLKTNLDKFLKVLHENKIDAEIIKDLHNGITLKSNPRSIKNLPGYRDGLWTIQDRSSQWIAPLLNPKEGEKILDACAAPGSKSTHLAELTNDSAEIIAVDRSAKRLKILQSNLERLNLKSVDILKADATSLIELNPKFISYFDKILLDAPCSGIGTLSRNPDSRWSLSKEKIKSLTLLQEKLLDSIFPLLKKDGTLVYSTCTICPDENNLLIERFIEKSKTLKLISQKQILPSLDYPGDGFYSAIISYKS; encoded by the coding sequence TTGAGCAAAGGATATTTACAAAGAAAAGCAGCTTGGGAAATTTTATTAAAAGTTAGTTGTGGTGATTTTTCTGATCATGCTCTTGAAAAGGTTTTAAAAAATTATCAATTTAATCCTCTTGATATAGCTTTTATTACGGAATTGTCTTTTGGATGCATAAGGTATAGAAAATTTCTTGATCTTTGGACGGATCATACATCAAAAATTACTCATAAAAAGCAGCCTCCAAAGTTAAGATGGCTCCTACATATAGGTTTATATCAACTATTGAAAATGGATAAAATTCCATTTCCGGCTGCTATTTCTACCACTGTAGAAGTAGCTAAAAAAACAGATTTAAATGGTTTAGCGGGAACTGTAAATGCGATATTGAGAAATGCATCAAGAAAATTAGAACAAAAAATTTTTCCTGAATTATCATTTGATAGAAAAGAAAGAATTTCATATCTTGAATCATTTCCATTATGGCTTGTGAAGGATCTTTATAAATGGGTCGGTAATAGCGAGGGTGAAAATATCATTAAGGCATTTAATAAAAAACCATCAATTGATTTGAGAATTAACCAATTAAAAACTAATTTAGATAAATTTTTGAAAGTACTTCATGAAAATAAAATTGATGCTGAAATTATTAAAGATTTACATAATGGAATTACTTTAAAATCTAATCCAAGATCTATAAAAAATTTACCAGGATATAGAGATGGACTTTGGACAATTCAAGATAGATCTTCTCAGTGGATAGCACCTCTATTAAATCCAAAAGAAGGTGAAAAGATTTTAGATGCTTGTGCAGCTCCAGGAAGTAAGTCTACCCACCTAGCAGAATTAACAAATGATAGTGCTGAAATCATTGCAGTAGATAGATCAGCAAAAAGATTGAAAATATTGCAATCAAATCTAGAAAGGTTAAATTTGAAATCTGTTGATATCCTTAAGGCTGATGCTACGAGTTTGATTGAATTAAATCCTAAGTTTATATCTTATTTTGATAAGATTTTATTAGATGCTCCATGCTCAGGCATTGGAACTCTCTCCAGGAATCCAGATTCTAGATGGTCTTTAAGTAAAGAAAAAATAAAATCTTTAACTTTATTACAGGAAAAACTTTTGGATAGTATTTTTCCTCTTTTGAAAAAAGATGGCACTTTAGTTTATTCAACTTGTACTATTTGTCCCGATGAAAATAATCTATTAATTGAACGATTTATTGAAAAAAGCAAAACTTTAAAATTGATTAGCCAAAAGCAAATTTTACCTAGCTTGGATTATCCTGGTGATGGATTTTATTCTGCAATAATTTCTTATAAATCTTAA
- a CDS encoding DUF2256 domain-containing protein, which yields MKNLSTKTCPVCKRPFEWRKKWKNCWDDVIYCSKRCSNRKSQR from the coding sequence TTGAAAAATCTTTCTACTAAAACTTGTCCTGTTTGCAAAAGGCCATTTGAGTGGCGTAAAAAATGGAAAAACTGTTGGGATGATGTTATCTACTGTTCAAAAAGATGCAGTAACAGGAAGTCGCAAAGATGA
- a CDS encoding malate:quinone oxidoreductase encodes MTSSKNPTNDNSYFDAVLVGAGIMSSTLALLISEVLPDIKLLIIEKLNAPGSESTGAFNNAGTGHAANCELNYTPLDEKGNLKIDKALSINRSFETSMSLWASLYEAGKIDINKFLKFIPHISFVSGQDNISFLKKRFQKMSENPEFIDMEFSTSFDEISSWAPLITKDRNPSTQIAATRIGRGTDINFEALTKEYLSLVSLNKNVEIRYKTELVDLKKIDKKQWELEISSEGRKTSIRTGYVFLGAGGKTINYLQKSKIPEAKSYGGFPVSGKWLICEKKDLTEKHNSKVYGKADIGSPPMSVPHLDTRWIDNKKLLLYGPFAGFTTKFLKQSSYFDLFSSIKKNNIFSMLDVGFKNNDLINYLISQSLKNHNSRVENLKNMMPSANSYDWYLKNAGQRVQIIKKTEGGGSLKFGTEIVNSSDGSLSALLGASPGASTAVSIMVEVLEKSVLFLNDKHNLQKKINDLIYPELSVSENYSTFIKEIKKRNNSIFGFHP; translated from the coding sequence TAATGAGTAGTACTTTAGCCCTCCTAATTTCAGAAGTTTTACCAGATATAAAACTTCTTATTATAGAAAAATTAAATGCTCCAGGAAGTGAAAGTACTGGTGCTTTTAATAATGCTGGTACAGGACATGCGGCTAATTGCGAATTAAACTATACCCCTTTAGATGAAAAAGGAAATCTAAAAATAGATAAAGCGCTCTCAATAAATCGTTCTTTTGAAACATCCATGTCTTTATGGGCCTCATTGTATGAAGCAGGGAAAATTGATATTAACAAGTTTCTAAAATTTATTCCTCATATTAGCTTTGTTTCTGGTCAGGATAATATTTCTTTTTTAAAAAAAAGATTTCAGAAAATGTCCGAAAATCCTGAATTTATCGATATGGAATTTTCTACATCTTTTGATGAAATTTCATCATGGGCTCCTTTAATAACAAAAGATAGAAATCCATCTACTCAAATTGCTGCTACCAGAATAGGTAGGGGAACTGATATTAATTTTGAGGCTTTAACTAAAGAGTATTTGTCATTAGTTTCTTTAAACAAAAATGTTGAAATTAGATACAAAACAGAATTAGTAGATTTAAAGAAAATTGATAAAAAACAATGGGAACTAGAAATCAGTTCTGAAGGTAGAAAAACTTCAATTAGAACTGGCTACGTTTTTCTTGGTGCTGGTGGAAAAACAATAAATTATTTACAAAAATCAAAAATTCCAGAAGCAAAAAGTTATGGTGGATTTCCTGTTAGTGGGAAATGGCTTATTTGCGAGAAAAAAGATCTAACAGAAAAACATAACTCAAAAGTTTATGGTAAAGCTGATATTGGATCCCCACCAATGTCTGTGCCTCATTTAGACACCAGATGGATTGATAATAAAAAACTTCTTTTATATGGACCTTTTGCTGGATTTACAACGAAATTTCTAAAACAAAGTTCATACTTTGACTTATTTAGTTCAATTAAAAAGAATAATATTTTTTCTATGTTAGACGTTGGTTTCAAGAACAACGATTTAATTAATTACCTAATATCACAATCATTAAAGAACCATAACTCAAGAGTTGAGAATTTAAAGAATATGATGCCATCAGCTAATTCTTATGATTGGTATTTAAAGAATGCTGGTCAAAGAGTCCAAATAATTAAAAAAACTGAAGGAGGTGGTTCTTTGAAATTTGGAACTGAGATTGTAAATTCATCTGATGGATCATTATCTGCTTTGTTGGGAGCCTCTCCGGGAGCAAGTACTGCGGTTTCAATTATGGTTGAGGTTCTAGAAAAATCTGTTTTATTTTTAAACGATAAGCATAATCTTCAGAAAAAGATAAATGACTTAATTTATCCAGAACTATCAGTCTCTGAAAATTACAGTACCTTCATAAAAGAAATTAAAAAAAGAAATAATTCCATTTTTGGTTTCCATCCATAA
- a CDS encoding ABC transporter permease: MKFLEANNFFGYSFSMLSNDIFAPPSLNHFCGTDRLGRDVCLRTLQGSSLAIEVVFLAILFSLSLGLPLGLLSGYFGGFFDKCLSLIMDTIFSIPVILLSVVVAFVLGKGILNAALALCIVYSPQYFRLIRNQTILVKSETYVEAAQVAGADVKKIIFKYILPNVITPLPILLTLNAADAVLVLGSLGFLGLGVPADVPEWGSDLNLALAALPTGIWWTALFPGLAMFFLVLGLSFIGEDLEEIFDSQNSE; the protein is encoded by the coding sequence ATGAAATTTTTAGAGGCCAATAATTTTTTTGGCTATTCATTTTCAATGTTAAGCAATGATATCTTTGCCCCTCCTTCTCTTAATCATTTTTGTGGCACAGATAGATTAGGAAGAGATGTTTGCTTAAGAACTTTGCAAGGATCATCATTAGCGATAGAAGTTGTATTCTTAGCTATTCTTTTTTCATTAAGTTTGGGTTTGCCTTTGGGATTATTAAGTGGATATTTTGGTGGTTTTTTTGATAAATGCTTATCACTAATAATGGATACTATTTTTTCAATACCTGTAATTTTACTTTCAGTTGTTGTGGCTTTTGTATTGGGTAAGGGTATCCTTAACGCGGCTTTGGCATTGTGTATTGTTTACTCTCCTCAATATTTTAGATTAATCAGAAATCAGACAATATTGGTTAAATCCGAAACTTATGTGGAGGCAGCTCAAGTTGCAGGAGCTGATGTTAAAAAAATTATTTTTAAATATATTCTCCCAAATGTAATAACACCATTGCCTATTCTGCTTACCCTAAATGCTGCAGATGCTGTTTTGGTATTAGGAAGTTTAGGATTTTTAGGCCTTGGCGTTCCTGCAGATGTCCCAGAGTGGGGAAGTGATTTAAATCTGGCTCTTGCCGCTTTACCTACAGGTATCTGGTGGACGGCTTTGTTCCCAGGTTTGGCAATGTTTTTTTTAGTTTTAGGTCTTTCTTTTATAGGAGAGGACCTTGAAGAAATTTTTGATAGTCAAAATTCTGAATAA
- a CDS encoding cryptochrome/photolyase family protein has translation MKQISIIFPNQLFRESPILKINCEVLILEDSLFFGNDKFHKLINHKNKLVFHRASMLAYKNYLEISGFKVLYIENKNNVSTVDHLSEIIKNKYQKLNLIDPHDFLIMKRINNFVESNNLALNILPSPMFMSSEDLKDLFASNTKKPLMGRFYENQRKSQKILVNPDDTPEGGKWSFDEMNRKKLPKKINIPDTPKLQKNKFVVNAERSLANFDIEFIGESNNFLYPTNFEEADAWLNDFFKHRFFLFGDYEDAISKENSFLWHSLLSPLLNSGLLTPDVVVNKALLFAKNNNVPINSLEGFIRQIIGWREFICLVYKKYGTKMRNSNFWNFEDKPIPKSFYQGNTGIEPVDVVIKNIIKFGYCHHIERLMIVGNFMLLCRIHPNQVYKWFMEMFIDSYDWVMVPNVYGMSQFSDGGIFSTKPYISSSNYVKKMSNFKSGPWCEIWDGLFWKFIKDNESFFRKQYRLAMLTRNIDKMSEEKLNNHLKTADKFLRDIQ, from the coding sequence ATGAAACAAATATCAATTATTTTCCCCAATCAACTTTTTAGAGAAAGCCCAATCTTAAAAATAAATTGTGAAGTTTTGATTTTGGAAGACTCATTATTTTTTGGAAATGATAAATTTCATAAATTAATTAACCATAAAAATAAGTTAGTTTTTCATAGAGCATCTATGCTCGCTTATAAAAATTATTTAGAAATATCTGGCTTTAAAGTTTTATATATCGAAAACAAGAATAATGTTTCTACAGTTGATCACTTATCGGAAATTATTAAAAATAAATATCAGAAATTAAATCTCATTGACCCTCATGATTTTTTAATAATGAAGAGGATCAATAATTTTGTTGAAAGTAATAATTTAGCTTTAAATATTTTGCCTTCTCCTATGTTTATGAGCAGTGAAGATTTAAAAGATTTATTTGCATCAAATACAAAAAAACCTCTTATGGGGAGATTTTATGAGAATCAAAGAAAGAGCCAAAAGATATTAGTTAATCCTGATGATACGCCTGAAGGTGGTAAATGGAGTTTCGATGAAATGAACAGAAAAAAATTACCAAAAAAAATAAATATACCCGATACACCTAAATTACAAAAAAATAAATTTGTAGTTAATGCAGAAAGGTCATTAGCCAATTTTGATATTGAGTTTATTGGAGAAAGTAACAACTTTTTATATCCAACTAATTTTGAAGAGGCAGATGCATGGTTAAATGATTTTTTTAAACATAGATTTTTCTTATTTGGAGATTATGAGGATGCTATTTCTAAAGAAAATTCTTTTTTATGGCACAGTTTACTTTCTCCTCTTTTAAATAGCGGCTTATTAACCCCAGATGTAGTAGTAAATAAAGCATTACTTTTTGCAAAAAATAATAATGTTCCTATTAACTCTTTAGAGGGTTTTATTCGTCAAATTATTGGATGGAGAGAATTTATTTGCCTCGTCTATAAAAAGTACGGAACAAAGATGCGAAATAGTAATTTTTGGAATTTTGAAGATAAGCCAATTCCAAAATCTTTTTATCAAGGAAATACAGGAATTGAACCAGTAGACGTTGTTATAAAAAATATTATTAAATTTGGTTACTGTCATCATATTGAGCGGCTAATGATTGTTGGCAACTTTATGCTTCTATGTAGAATTCACCCCAACCAAGTTTATAAATGGTTTATGGAAATGTTTATTGATTCCTATGATTGGGTTATGGTCCCAAATGTTTACGGAATGAGTCAGTTTAGTGATGGAGGTATCTTTTCAACAAAGCCATATATATCAAGCTCTAATTATGTAAAGAAAATGTCTAATTTCAAAAGTGGCCCATGGTGTGAAATATGGGATGGCTTATTTTGGAAATTTATTAAAGATAATGAAAGCTTTTTTAGAAAGCAATATCGCCTTGCAATGTTAACGAGAAATATCGATAAAATGTCAGAGGAAAAATTAAATAATCATCTAAAAACGGCCGATAAATTTTTAAGAGATATTCAATAA
- a CDS encoding transglycosylase domain-containing protein translates to MQKIKFKSFVLIIPILIFSGISFYFFSIIFNTLKFDVSKNKKFRETKYSYVISSSDNKILSKLSRKFEIDNSYHKIPFLLKHSFISSEDKRFYKHNGIDLKSISRALIKNIRSGYVKEGGSTITQQVARLLFLNNDLSFQRKIKEIFISLIIEFRYDKNQILKLYLNNIYLGSGAYGVDEAAQVYFGKFIEELTLSEIALIAGLAPAPSIYSPYQNLKLAIKNRNKVLESMHLDGYISLANKNKAIKEKIKLNYQTADNFLNDKLLINFILQETDKRIGNKNDYKFLRIKSSINKDWQEKGQKISRYAGPKELEFALLSIESNTGLIRAMITSKNPSINEYNRVISSVRPLGSTFKIIPYAAALIEGNKLSDKFEDLPTCWESYCPKNFSEDYRGSISLIESFKSSSNIVPISITKKIGLKNIINLANSFGLGYEQEFQEFPSLAIGSYGDNLLNITNAYSAINNNGKIQSPEIIEKIESFKKQPIWKKKSIPKKILDLKINKKINKLLEKSVKEGTSKAASIKGKKIYGKTGTSDGNKDLWFIGSIDNLTTGIWLGYDDNKESELSSGNAAYLWKKFISEIFKIPIKK, encoded by the coding sequence GTGCAAAAGATTAAATTCAAATCTTTTGTTTTAATAATTCCAATATTAATTTTTTCTGGAATATCTTTTTATTTTTTTAGTATAATATTTAATACTTTAAAATTTGACGTATCTAAAAATAAAAAGTTTCGGGAAACCAAATATTCCTACGTAATATCATCTTCTGATAATAAGATACTAAGCAAATTAAGCCGCAAATTTGAAATAGATAATAGTTATCATAAAATTCCATTTTTACTTAAACATTCTTTTATATCTTCTGAGGATAAAAGATTTTATAAACATAATGGAATAGATTTAAAAAGCATCTCACGTGCCCTGATTAAAAATATTAGAAGTGGTTATGTTAAAGAGGGAGGAAGTACGATTACACAACAAGTTGCTAGATTACTTTTTCTAAATAATGATTTAAGTTTTCAAAGAAAAATCAAAGAAATATTTATATCACTCATAATTGAATTTAGATATGACAAAAATCAAATTTTAAAATTATATTTAAATAATATTTATCTAGGATCAGGAGCGTATGGGGTAGACGAGGCTGCCCAAGTTTATTTTGGAAAATTCATAGAAGAATTGACATTATCAGAGATAGCATTAATTGCAGGATTAGCTCCAGCTCCATCAATTTATTCACCTTATCAAAATTTAAAACTTGCTATTAAAAATAGAAATAAAGTTCTTGAATCAATGCATCTTGATGGATATATTTCTCTTGCAAATAAGAATAAGGCTATTAAAGAAAAAATCAAATTAAATTATCAAACAGCTGATAATTTTTTAAATGATAAATTACTAATAAACTTTATTCTTCAGGAAACAGATAAAAGAATTGGAAATAAAAATGATTATAAGTTTTTAAGAATTAAATCTTCTATCAACAAAGATTGGCAAGAAAAAGGGCAAAAAATATCAAGATATGCAGGCCCTAAAGAACTTGAGTTTGCTCTGTTATCAATTGAATCAAATACAGGACTAATCCGGGCAATGATAACCAGCAAAAATCCATCAATTAATGAATACAATAGAGTGATTTCATCTGTAAGACCTTTAGGTTCTACTTTTAAAATAATCCCTTATGCTGCTGCATTAATAGAAGGAAATAAATTAAGCGATAAATTTGAAGACTTACCAACATGCTGGGAAAGTTATTGCCCAAAAAATTTTTCAGAAGACTATAGAGGTTCAATATCTTTGATTGAATCATTTAAAAGTTCGTCAAATATCGTTCCAATATCAATAACAAAAAAAATCGGCTTGAAAAATATTATTAATTTAGCGAATTCATTTGGACTAGGTTACGAGCAAGAGTTTCAGGAATTCCCATCATTAGCTATAGGCTCCTACGGTGATAATCTTTTAAACATCACAAATGCATATTCTGCAATAAACAATAATGGGAAGATTCAAAGCCCTGAAATCATAGAAAAAATAGAATCATTTAAAAAACAACCTATTTGGAAAAAAAAATCTATTCCCAAGAAAATATTAGATTTAAAAATAAACAAGAAAATAAATAAACTTCTTGAAAAATCTGTAAAAGAAGGCACTTCAAAAGCAGCATCTATAAAAGGAAAGAAAATTTATGGGAAGACAGGAACGTCTGATGGAAATAAAGATCTCTGGTTTATTGGTTCCATTGATAACCTTACAACAGGGATTTGGTTAGGTTACGACGATAACAAGGAATCTGAATTATCTAGTGGAAATGCAGCTTATTTATGGAAGAAGTTCATATCTGAAATTTTTAAAATTCCAATTAAAAAATAA